The Thermoflavifilum sp. genome contains a region encoding:
- the lipA gene encoding lipoyl synthase gives METTQIQAEPKKKKPDWLRVKLPVGENYRRVRQIVDTHKLHTICESGNCPNMGECWGAGTATFIILGNICTRSCGFCAVATGRPLPVDWDEPQRVAEAIYLMKIKHAVITSVDRDELPDGGSIIWYNTIKAVRALNPETTLETLIPDFKGNWDNLQRIIDAAPEVVSHNLETVERLTRKVRIQAKYHRSLEVIRRLKQAGMRTKSGIMLGLGETREEVLQAMEDLLHNGCDVLTLGQYLQPTPHHLPVVRYVHPDEFAEYKEIGYQMGFDYVESGPLVRSSYHAERHVYPRKTAPHS, from the coding sequence ATGGAAACCACGCAAATACAGGCAGAACCCAAAAAGAAGAAACCAGATTGGTTGCGGGTAAAATTACCGGTGGGCGAGAACTACCGTCGGGTCAGGCAAATTGTAGATACCCATAAGCTGCATACGATCTGTGAAAGCGGCAATTGTCCAAATATGGGAGAATGCTGGGGCGCAGGTACGGCAACTTTTATCATACTGGGTAATATTTGCACGAGGAGTTGTGGATTTTGTGCAGTGGCTACGGGTCGGCCGTTGCCGGTGGACTGGGACGAACCACAACGGGTAGCCGAGGCGATTTACCTGATGAAAATCAAGCATGCTGTCATCACTTCAGTCGATAGGGATGAGCTTCCCGATGGAGGTTCCATCATCTGGTACAATACCATAAAAGCCGTTCGTGCACTGAATCCGGAAACCACGCTGGAAACCCTCATTCCAGATTTCAAAGGCAACTGGGATAACCTGCAACGCATCATCGATGCCGCACCCGAGGTGGTTTCGCATAATCTGGAAACCGTGGAGCGGCTTACCCGCAAGGTGCGTATTCAGGCTAAATATCATCGCAGCCTGGAAGTGATTCGCAGGCTTAAGCAGGCTGGTATGCGTACCAAAAGCGGCATTATGCTGGGATTGGGTGAAACGCGTGAAGAAGTTTTGCAGGCCATGGAAGACCTGCTACACAATGGATGTGATGTGCTTACCCTCGGGCAATATCTGCAGCCTACACCGCATCATCTGCCGGTAGTGCGTTATGTGCATCCCGATGAATTCGCCGAGTATAAAGAAATCGGCTATCAAATGGGATTTGATTATGTGGAAAGCGGGCCCCTGGTGCGTTCTTCCTATCATGCTGAAAGGCATGTCTATCCCCGCAAAACCGCCCCACATTCCTGA
- a CDS encoding OsmC family protein — protein sequence MAHFEVEYTGNLRCRATHLRSGTVIETDAPVDNHGKGERFSPTDLVATALGVCMMTVMGIAAQDKQLSLEGTRLEIEKTMAASPRRIIKIRVDVHFPDKLKITEADRAHLERVARNCPVAKSIHPDIEQDIHFHWPSSVTA from the coding sequence ATGGCACATTTTGAAGTGGAATATACGGGTAACCTGCGTTGTCGGGCTACGCATCTGCGCTCCGGAACAGTCATCGAGACCGATGCACCGGTGGATAATCATGGCAAAGGCGAACGCTTCTCCCCTACAGATCTGGTGGCTACGGCGCTTGGGGTATGTATGATGACCGTAATGGGCATTGCAGCTCAGGATAAGCAGCTTTCACTGGAAGGTACGCGTCTGGAAATTGAAAAAACAATGGCCGCCTCACCCCGACGAATCATCAAAATCAGGGTGGATGTGCATTTTCCGGATAAGTTGAAAATCACGGAAGCCGATCGTGCTCATCTGGAAAGGGTTGCACGCAATTGTCCCGTAGCCAAAAGCATTCACCCGGACATCGAACAGGATATACATTTTCACTGGCCCTCTTCTGTAACGGCCTGA